Genomic window (Klebsiella sp. RIT-PI-d):
GTAATCCCAGCGGTGGCATAATGATATCGGCGACCAGAGACGATACGATTTTACCGAACGCCGCGCCGATAATCACACCAACGGCCAAATCAACCACGTTTCCGCGCATTGCAAATTCACGGAACTCTTTAAAAAAACTCATCTTTCTCTCCTCAACACCTTCAGATAGTAATAAGTTTAACAAATGTCATCATAATTTCCATTCATGAAAACTGAATGTTAATAAGGATATTCCATATTAACCAGAGGGTTAAAGAAGATAACAGCAGGCATCCAGTGAATGCCTGGTAGTCATTATAAAAAGAAGGGGCTGGGCTGAAAAAGGCGCTCAACGTCAGTAATAAATTTTTTATCAGTCAAAAACATAATAACGTGATCGCCCTGTTCAATACGCAGATTATCATTAGCGATCATCACGTCGTTGCCGCGGACTACAGCGCCTATGATAGTGCCCGGCGGTAATTTGATATCATCGATAACGCGGCCTACAACGCGTGAGGTGCTTTCATCGCCATGTGCTACAGCTTCGATAGCTTCAGCGACGCCCCGTCGCAGAGAAGAAACGCCTACGATATCGGCTTTACGAACGTGACTCAGTAGAGCCGAGATAGTCGCCTGTTGCGGGGAAATGGCGATATCAATTACGCTGCCCTGGACTAAATCGACATAGGCCCGCCTCTGGATCAGTACCATGACTTTTTTAGCGCCCATGCGTTTAGCCAGCATGGCCGACATGATATTTGCTTCATCATCATTGGTTACGGCAATAAAAAGATCCACTTGATCGATATGCTCTTCTGCCAGCAGCTCCTGATCCGATGCATCACCAAAAAAGACCACGGTATTTTGCAGTTTTTCAGCCAGCTCTGCGGCCCGTTGTTGATCCCGCTCGATTAGTTTAACGCTGTAATCTTTTTCCAGACGCTGCGCCAGCCCCGCGCCAATATTTCCCCCGCCCACCAGCATGATGCGTTTATACGGTTTTTCCAGTCGTTGTAATTCACTCATCACTGCGCGGATGTTCTGTGATGCCGCAATGAAAAATACTTCATCACCTGCTTCCACAATAGTTGAACCCTGAGGACGAATGGGACGATCGTGACGGAAAATAGCCGCTACGCGCGTATCGATATGCGGCATATGCTCACGCATAGTTGATAACGCGTTTCCCACCAGCGGGCCGCCATAATAGGCTTTTACGACTGCCAGACTGACCATCCCCTCAGCAAAATTGACTACTTGTAATGCACCAGGGTATTCGATCAGACGATAAATACTGTCGATGACCAGTTGCTCAGGGGCAATCAGGTGATCGATAGGCACGGCTTCAGAGTGAAACAATTTTTCAGCATCGCGTACATAGTCCGGAGCACGAATGCGGGCAATACGGTTTGGGGTATTGAATAGTGAGTAGGCAACCTGGCACGCGACCATATTGGTTTCATCTGAACTGGTCACGGCGACCAGCATATCTGCATCGTCCGCGCCTGCTTCCCGCAGTACCCGAGGATGCGAGCCGTGCCCCTGAACTACGCGCAAATCAAACTTATCCTGTAGTATGCGCAGACGTTCACCATTCGTATCCACGACGGTAATATCGTTATTTTCCCCGACGAGGTTTTCTGCCAGCGTACCGCCGACCTGCCCTGCACCCAGAATAATAATTTTCATCAGTCGCGATCCGTTATCTTCACTGTTTGATTAGCTTAGCGTAAAAGAAGCCATCGCCATCTTCTGCACCCGGTAGATTTTGCTGGCCGGGATGCTCTGGCGTACCGGTAACACTCAGGCGTGCATCCAGGGTCCGTGTCAGAAAGGCCGCAACTTGCTGACTATTTTCTTCTGGCAGCACCGAACAAGTCGCATAAACCAGCGTTCCGCCCCGTTTCAGATGTGGCCAGATGGCATCCAGTATTTCTGCCTGAAGTTTTGCCAGTTCAGCAATATCCCGGTCACGGCGCAGCCATTTTATGTCGGGATGACGGCGGATCACGCCAGTTGCAGAGCAGGGAGCATCTAACAGAATGCGATCGAACTGCCGATCGCCACACCATTGTGCTGGCGTGCGCCCGTCGCCTTGTTTTACCTCTGCTTTCATGCCAAGTCGTTTAAGATTGTCATATACCCGGGAAAGTCGCTGCTCATCAACATCAACAGCCAGCACCTGAGCATCAGGAGCCACTTCCAGAATATGCGTTGTTTTCCCCCCCGGAGCCGCGCAGAGATCCAAAATACGTTCACCGTTTTGTGGCTCAAGAAACGCCATGCATCCCTGTGCGGAGGCATCCTGTACGGTCACCCAGCCCTGGTCAAAGCCCGGTAACGCAAGAACGGAAGCCGGAGATTCGAGGCGAACAGCATCAGGATAATCAGCATGTGGATGACCTTCCATTCCAGCTTCTGCCAACAATGTAAGCCAGCTATCTCGGGTATGATGATTACGGTTCACGCGCAACCACATCGGCGGGCGTGCGTTATTAGCATCGACAATTGCTTGCCACTTCGTCGGATAGGCTTTTTGTAGGCGTTTTAATAGCCATGAGGGATGTAGAAAACGTGCATCGCTGCTGGCAAATTCTTCAAGCAGCGTCTCCTGCT
Coding sequences:
- the trkA gene encoding Trk system potassium transporter TrkA, translating into MKIIILGAGQVGGTLAENLVGENNDITVVDTNGERLRILQDKFDLRVVQGHGSHPRVLREAGADDADMLVAVTSSDETNMVACQVAYSLFNTPNRIARIRAPDYVRDAEKLFHSEAVPIDHLIAPEQLVIDSIYRLIEYPGALQVVNFAEGMVSLAVVKAYYGGPLVGNALSTMREHMPHIDTRVAAIFRHDRPIRPQGSTIVEAGDEVFFIAASQNIRAVMSELQRLEKPYKRIMLVGGGNIGAGLAQRLEKDYSVKLIERDQQRAAELAEKLQNTVVFFGDASDQELLAEEHIDQVDLFIAVTNDDEANIMSAMLAKRMGAKKVMVLIQRRAYVDLVQGSVIDIAISPQQATISALLSHVRKADIVGVSSLRRGVAEAIEAVAHGDESTSRVVGRVIDDIKLPPGTIIGAVVRGNDVMIANDNLRIEQGDHVIMFLTDKKFITDVERLFQPSPFFL
- the rsmB gene encoding 16S rRNA (cytosine(967)-C(5))-methyltransferase RsmB, producing MKKQFNLRSMAAQAVEQVLEQGQSLSQVLPALQQKVSDKDRALLQELCFGVLRTLPQLDWLINKLMSRPMTGKQRTVHYLIMVGFYQLLHTRIPPHAALAETVEGAVAIKRPQLKGLINGVLRQFQRQQETLLEEFASSDARFLHPSWLLKRLQKAYPTKWQAIVDANNARPPMWLRVNRNHHTRDSWLTLLAEAGMEGHPHADYPDAVRLESPASVLALPGFDQGWVTVQDASAQGCMAFLEPQNGERILDLCAAPGGKTTHILEVAPDAQVLAVDVDEQRLSRVYDNLKRLGMKAEVKQGDGRTPAQWCGDRQFDRILLDAPCSATGVIRRHPDIKWLRRDRDIAELAKLQAEILDAIWPHLKRGGTLVYATCSVLPEENSQQVAAFLTRTLDARLSVTGTPEHPGQQNLPGAEDGDGFFYAKLIKQ